One window from the genome of Paracoccus marcusii encodes:
- a CDS encoding magnesium transporter CorA family protein has product MYYAYSIENGRLVRLAAERDVADAAWIDLIQPNDAEIAQLRVLGVPVPSLAEMEEIELSNRLYREDGLDYMTAMLPGERAGGDRISMPVTFILSTDRLVTVRHHSPRPFLTYPERAERSTLGCGTPDRLFLGLVEEIIARLADILEGAGRTLDQTTAAVFERRAVAAASDRLQAALQDVGREAETMARVRLALLTVERMQAFYTATLEDRPEEGRLRAATRAQMRDIQALEVHADFLGGRVSLAVDTTLGLINLQQNNTVRILSVVAALFLPPTLIASVYGMNFTNMPELDEPWGYAFALILMGGTTLGTWLFLRWKGWI; this is encoded by the coding sequence ATGTATTACGCCTATTCCATCGAGAACGGTCGCCTGGTGCGCCTTGCCGCAGAACGCGATGTCGCGGACGCGGCATGGATCGACCTGATCCAGCCGAACGACGCCGAGATCGCGCAGCTGCGCGTGCTTGGCGTGCCTGTTCCCAGCCTGGCCGAGATGGAGGAGATCGAGCTGTCCAACCGCCTCTATCGCGAGGACGGGCTGGACTACATGACCGCGATGCTGCCGGGAGAGCGCGCCGGGGGTGACCGGATCTCGATGCCGGTGACGTTCATCCTGTCGACGGACCGGCTGGTGACAGTGCGCCACCATTCGCCGCGGCCGTTCCTGACCTATCCCGAACGCGCCGAACGCTCGACCCTGGGCTGCGGCACGCCCGACCGCCTGTTCCTGGGCCTTGTCGAGGAGATCATCGCCCGGCTGGCCGACATCCTGGAAGGGGCCGGCCGCACGCTGGACCAGACCACCGCCGCGGTGTTCGAACGCCGCGCGGTCGCCGCGGCCTCGGACCGGTTGCAGGCCGCGCTGCAGGATGTCGGACGCGAGGCCGAGACGATGGCGCGCGTCCGCCTGGCCCTGCTGACGGTCGAGCGGATGCAAGCGTTCTATACCGCCACGCTGGAGGACCGCCCCGAGGAGGGCCGCCTGCGTGCCGCCACCCGTGCCCAGATGCGCGACATCCAGGCGCTGGAGGTGCATGCCGATTTCCTGGGCGGGCGGGTCAGCCTGGCGGTGGACACCACGCTTGGCCTGATCAACCTGCAACAGAACAACACGGTCCGCATCCTGTCGGTCGTCGCGGCGCTGTTCCTGCCGCCGACGCTGATCGCCAGCGTCTATGGGATGAACTTCACAAACATGCCGGAGTTGGACGAACCCTGGGGCTATGCCTTTGCCCTGATCCTGATGGGCGGGACGACCCTGGGGACATGGCTGTTCCTGCGTTGGAAGGGCTGGATCTAA
- a CDS encoding CsbD family protein has protein sequence MNWDIIEGKWKQLKGATKVKWGELTDDELDQIDGNKDKLAGKLQEKYGWTKDEADREIDDYYRDK, from the coding sequence ATGAACTGGGATATCATCGAAGGCAAATGGAAGCAGCTGAAAGGCGCGACCAAGGTCAAATGGGGCGAACTGACCGACGACGAGCTGGATCAGATCGACGGCAACAAGGACAAGCTGGCCGGCAAGCTGCAGGAAAAATACGGCTGGACCAAGGACGAGGCCGACCGCGAAATCGACGATTACTATCGCGACAAGTGA